From one Humulus lupulus chromosome 8, drHumLupu1.1, whole genome shotgun sequence genomic stretch:
- the LOC133796480 gene encoding putative receptor-like protein kinase At1g80870, which translates to MPARPFPANPNSPTPRPPSFLTKTRVLFLVLTISASLVILASILYFLYHLWQSLVHNRAKTIPFDSSAPLKLERFPYKELKNATNDFDSSNVIGKGGSGTVFRGILRSGKLIAIKRLDALSLQSEREFQNELQILGGLRSPFLVTLLGFCVERNNRILVYEYMPNKSLQESLFGEGVLILSWERRFEIILDIARALEFLHLGCDPPVIHGDVKPSNVLLDFEYRAKISDFGLSRIKVEGEFGVDMFSQDLGKSQELWKSEELSGNLTPETPAISTPVESPHEVDFALALQASSSSKNSRTCYNVKALNLNSVNYNANINESDVRNDNAKGKEVSTVEFGGEDDWNHNKFVPYDDEPCSIDHSKEFNSNSCSVADEAVDMKQWGKDWWWRQDGSGELCSKDYVTEWIGSQIGPTTNPDWDEEKKSIPDKTDLMDNSAPLDKLEEVNEPHLQAFGFEVPEKKESKKGKKNRKKKPKKMQEWWKEEHLAEISKKKGSRSKLKKLEAKWRKGFKIPNFDLGRQFYFRRRKNFDEQGQIDCDENGEFSFRRGWKKRNNNSVGSDMWSGDLFSRELSSTTSMRGTLCYVAPEYGGCGYLMEKADIYSLGVLILVIVSGRRPLHVLASPMKLEKANLISWCRHLAQAGNVLELVDERLKDEYNKDQASLCINLAITCLQKMPELRPDIGEIVRILRGEMGLPPLPFEFSPSPPSKLYSKCRRKQKATAE; encoded by the coding sequence ATGCCTGCAAGGCCCTTCCCTGCAAATCCCAACTCCCCAACTCCAAGACCACCCAGTTTCTTAACCAAAACCAGAGTCTTGTTCTTGGTTCTGACCATTTCTGCCTCTTTAGTAATACTTGCCTCTATTCTCTACTTTCTTTACCATCTTTGGCAGTCTCTTGTTCATAATAGAGCTAAGACCATTCCATTTGATTCTAGTGCACCTCTAAAGCTTGAAAGATTCCCATACAAAGAGCTCAAAAATGCTACTAATGACTTTGATTCCTCCAATGTTATTGGCAAAGGTGGTTCTGGTACTGTATTCAGAGGCATACTGAGGAGTGGTAAGTTGATTGCCATTAAGAGGCTCGATGCTCTGTCTTTGCAGTCAGAGAGAGAGTTTCAGAACGAGTTGCAGATACTTGGAGGCCTAAGATCACCATTTTTGGTGACTCTTTTGGGTTTTTGTGTGGAAAGGAATAATAGAATCCTTGTTTATGAGTATATGCCTAATAAGAGTCTTCAAGAGTCACTTTTTGGAGAAGGGGTTTTGATTTTGAGCTGGGAAAGAAGGTTTGAGATCATTTTGGACATTGCTAGAGCACTTGAGTTCTTGCATTTGGGATGTGATCCACCGGTTATACATGGAGATGTTAAGCCAAGTAATGTCTTGCTTGATTTTGAGTACAGGGCAAAGATTTCAGATTTTGGGTTGTCAAGGATTAAGGTGGAGGGTGAGTTtggagttgatatgtttagtcaGGACTTGGGAAAGAGTCAAGAGCTGTGGAAAAGTGAAGAGCTTTCTGGGAACTTGACTCCGGAGACTCCTGCAATTAGTACGCCAGTGGAGAGTCCTCATGAGGTAGATTTTGCTCTTGCTTTGCAAGCTTCTTCTTCTTCGAAAAATAGTAGAACTTGTTATAATGTTAAAGCTTTGAACTTAAATTCTGTGAATTATAATGCCAACATAAACGAGAGTGATGTTAGGAATGATAATGCTAAAGGGAAAGAGGTTTCAACAGTAGAATTTGGTGGTGAAGATGATTGGAATCATAATAAGTTTGTTCCTTATGATGATGAGCCTTGTAGTATTGATCATAGCAAGGAGTTCAATTCAAACTCTTGCTCGGTTGCTGATGAAGCTGTGGATATGAAACAATGGGGAAAAGATTGGTGGTGGAGACAAGATGGTAGTGGTGAATTATGTAGTAAAGATTACGTGACTGAGTGGATAGGGAGTCAGATTGGACCAACAACAAATCCTGATTGGGACGAAGAAAAGAAGAGCATTCCTGACAAAACTGACTTGATGGATAATTCAGCTCCCTTAGATAAACTAGAAGAAGTAAATGAACCCCATTTACAAGCATTCGGGTTTGAAGTTCCAGAGAAGAAAGAATCAAAGAAGGGGAAGAAGAACAGAAAGAAGAAACCAAAGAAGATGCAAGAGTGGTGGAAAGAAGAGCACTTAGCTGAGATTAGCAAGAAGAAAGGTAGTAGGAGTAAGCTGAAAAAGCTTGAGGCCAAGTGGAGAAAAGGCTTCAAAATCCCAAATTTCGATCTGGGCAGGCAGTTTTATTTTCGCAGACGAAAGAACTTTGATGAACAAGGGCaaattgattgtgatgaaaatgGAGAGTTCAGCTTCAGAAGGGGGTGGAAGAAGAGGAACAACAACTCAGTTGGAAGTGATATGTGGAGTGGAGATCTATTCAGTAGAGAGCTGAGCAGTACAACTAGCATGAGAGGAACACTATGCTATGTTGCACCAGAATATGGTGGCTGCGGATACTTAATGGAAAAGGCTGACATTTACAGTTTAGGAGTACTAATTCTTGTCATTGTATCCGGTAGAAGGCCACTACATGTACTTGCCTCACCAATGAAGCTTGAAAAGGCCAATCTAATAAGCTGGTGTAGACACTTAGCTCAAGCTGGAAATGTTTTGGAGCTGGTGGATGAGAGATTGAAAGATGAGTACAACAAAGATCAGGCCAGCTTGTGCATCAACTTGGCCATCACTTGTTTGCAGAAAATGCCGGAGTTGCGGCCTGATATCGGCGAAATTGTTAGGATTTTGAGAGGGGAGATGGGACTCCCTCCATTGCCCTTTGAGTTTTCTCCTTCTCCACCCTCCAAGTTGTACAGCAAGTGCAGGAGAAAACAAAAGGCCACTGCAGAATAG